TTTGTTATTGCTGACTGGTGCAAGGCGCAATGAGATAGCGCGTTTGCGCTGGGAGAATGTCGATTTTAAAAAGGGCATAATCACCCTAGTTAAAACTAAAAACGGTTCTGACCATGCAGTAGAGCTACCAGCAAGCGCAGTTAAAATGCTCAAAGAATGGAAGTTAAGCCAGCCAATGAGTCATTGGGTATTACAGCACCGCAATGACCCACGCAAACCTATGGTTAATTTTGACTGCTACTGGCAGACAGCAAAAAAGACCGCTCAGATGCCAGCCGGGCTAAGGGTGCACGATTTACGGCATTCGGTTGCAAGTGATATGCTTGCAGATGGTTTTTCTCTTGAAGACATTAAGCAAACCCTGAATCTTAAAAGCGTAATGATGGCCAACCGCTATGCACATGCCCACAACATTAAGCGCACAGTCACCAAGCGCAATACAGACCATTTAGCCAATGCTGGGAGTTTATGATGCTTGAAGACAGCGAAGTCTATAATATTTTTGACCGTATTAATGAAGAAATCAACCTGTTGAATTTTAATTACGCTATTCATTCAGCAAAAAGCTTTAATGACTTTACCCCACTCATTGACCTACTTAATGAGAAAAATTTGACCCTAGAACAGCAACAGGAGGTTGACAGTCCATATCGATCAACACAGAGTGCCACAAAACCTCATTCACATTCAAAACGCCGATAAATCTTTGTTCCTGCAAGGTTCGTCACCTTTTACGGCCTCGGGTCTAGGCTTGGCTCAATCGAGCCAACAGTTCAACGAAAAAGTGCAACTGAATATGCAACTGCAACAGCTCAGTAAGTAATTAGAAAACATCAAGGCGGGGCATGCATGAAAAATGACCCGCTAAGCTAGCCATGAAACGCAAAATGGAAATACCCCTTGGACGCTTATCACCAAGCAGGAGCCTTTGAACGCTATAATGATCAAATTGACTTAGAGATGGCAAAATGAACTTGAGTTTAGAAGCAATTAAGATTTCAAATAAAATTTGTGATTTAGCGGGCGATAGCTTTATAATATGTAGCAACAATACCCCTCCCGCTACCCATAAGAATAGCGCCCTGCGAGGGGTTAGTTGTTTTAGCCTCCAAAAGGGAATCGCGCAATGGAACTTAGCCCAGACCTCCAAACAAAAATGCAAAAAGCCATTAAGGTTTCCATGCAGATTGAAGGGCAGACAGTTAGTGAATCCGTTGAAAGACGCCAGTACATTAAGCAATTAATGGAGAGTTATGGTGTTAAAGTATCAATTCCAGCAAAGCCTTATTTATCAGCCAAACACTGATATCCCGATCAACAAGCTTGGCATTACCGATGCCCAGATACTGACTGAGTTTGAAAACGATCTACTCGATTCTGCTTTTAAGCAATATGCCACTCAGCTAGATGCCGATACCCAATTTAACCTAGACTACTTTTGCTCCATTCATCGTTATACCTTTCAAAGCCTATATGACTGGGCAGGCGTGATTCGCAGCCACGATATGGACTGGCTAGAATCCTTCGTACACAAAGACACGTTAAAATGTGACTGAAATACGAGGAATGGAACATGACAATCAAACACCCAAAACGCTATGACGACCAACTCAAGCAACAAGCGATTGAAATGGCGCTTGAAGGGTCAAAAACGATTGCGCAAATAGCGCGCGATTTAGACATCAAAGACAACACGCTTTATGGCTGGGTTGACAAATACCGTCGCGCCAATAAAGAAAAAAGTGCAATCCAACCCGCAATGACTAAACCGATTGATCTAGAAGCAGAGAATCGCCGGCTCAAACGCGAATTA
The nucleotide sequence above comes from Thiomicrospira sp. R3. Encoded proteins:
- a CDS encoding transposase, which codes for MTIKHPKRYDDQLKQQAIEMALEGSKTIAQIARDLDIKDNTLYGWVDKYRRANKEKSAIQPAMTKPIDLEAENRRLKRELKTALEDVELLKKSGGVLCGSQLAKYAWIDTHKADYSVCRLCRLIGIKRSSYTSHLIQVEKYFARTCH
- a CDS encoding site-specific integrase, which gives rise to MQACRVSDWKGLFILVNLLLLTGARRNEIARLRWENVDFKKGIITLVKTKNGSDHAVELPASAVKMLKEWKLSQPMSHWVLQHRNDPRKPMVNFDCYWQTAKKTAQMPAGLRVHDLRHSVASDMLADGFSLEDIKQTLNLKSVMMANRYAHAHNIKRTVTKRNTDHLANAGSL